The following proteins come from a genomic window of Nautilia profundicola AmH:
- a CDS encoding ABC transporter ATP-binding protein, with the protein MLKAVNLTHSFDYLLFEDVNIELKPTEKIAIVGSSGSGKSTLLHILSTFLHPQSGKVFINNKNIYSLKEKELIAIRKKEIGIIFQFHYLFNTFTALENLQAAALISGEEIDYNLLERLGIKDVIHQNIQTLSGGQQQRVSIARVLTKRPKIIFADEPTGNLDKQNAYEVIEVLKEYCDENNAGLITVTHDMDIAKKFDKVYELKNKKLVEINGDN; encoded by the coding sequence ATGCTTAAAGCTGTAAATCTAACACATTCTTTCGATTATTTATTGTTTGAAGATGTTAACATTGAATTAAAGCCTACTGAAAAAATAGCAATAGTCGGAAGCAGCGGAAGCGGTAAATCAACACTTTTACATATACTTTCCACTTTTTTACATCCACAAAGTGGAAAAGTTTTTATAAATAACAAAAATATATATTCATTAAAAGAAAAAGAGTTAATAGCGATAAGAAAAAAAGAAATAGGTATAATTTTCCAGTTTCATTATCTTTTTAATACATTTACTGCGCTTGAAAACCTGCAGGCCGCTGCATTAATCAGTGGTGAAGAGATTGATTATAATCTGCTTGAAAGGCTTGGTATCAAAGATGTTATTCATCAAAATATCCAAACACTCTCAGGCGGACAGCAGCAACGTGTGAGCATTGCAAGAGTTTTGACTAAAAGACCTAAAATAATTTTTGCCGACGAACCTACCGGAAATCTTGATAAGCAAAATGCTTATGAAGTAATAGAAGTCTTAAAAGAGTACTGTGATGAAAACAATGCCGGACTGATAACTGTTACGCATGATATGGATATAGCGAAAAAATTTGACAAAGTATATGAACTAAAAAATAAAAAACTGGTAGAAATAAATGGAGATAATTAA
- the fliR gene encoding flagellar biosynthetic protein FliR, which produces MEIINYLTPVNVVTYLLLFVRISSFLAFMPFFNYTAIPMNVKAAFAFWLSILLFPITPKFAYEINIATVLLSVLNEVAFAFFVGMALQMVFDVLKYAGEQISFVMGFTLANVMDPNAGVQTTIISQFFTWVAVMMFLSFGGDHLEIMFLDKTFAMLPFGEFFSYHNVYEYFITYMSKYFLLGIAMAFPIIAISLMGDIIFGMIMKTMPQFNLLVVGFPIKITISFMVLIAIIASLMQLFSNEILQVFGALLRFIG; this is translated from the coding sequence ATGGAGATAATTAATTATCTAACACCTGTAAATGTTGTAACATATCTTCTGCTTTTTGTAAGAATCAGTTCATTTTTGGCTTTTATGCCGTTTTTTAATTATACGGCGATTCCTATGAATGTAAAGGCGGCATTTGCTTTTTGGCTTTCAATTCTCCTTTTTCCTATTACGCCCAAATTTGCTTATGAAATTAATATCGCAACTGTTTTACTAAGCGTATTAAATGAAGTTGCTTTTGCTTTTTTTGTCGGAATGGCATTACAGATGGTTTTTGATGTTTTAAAATATGCGGGTGAGCAAATAAGTTTTGTTATGGGGTTTACGCTTGCCAATGTAATGGATCCGAATGCGGGAGTGCAGACGACAATAATTTCACAGTTTTTTACTTGGGTGGCAGTTATGATGTTTTTAAGTTTCGGTGGTGATCATTTGGAGATTATGTTTTTGGATAAAACATTTGCAATGCTGCCTTTTGGAGAATTCTTCAGTTATCATAATGTTTATGAATATTTCATAACATATATGAGCAAATATTTTTTATTAGGTATAGCCATGGCCTTTCCGATTATAGCAATTTCACTAATGGGTGATATAATTTTCGGAATGATAATGAAAACAATGCCGCAGTTTAACCTTCTCGTAGTCGGATTTCCAATTAAAATTACTATTTCTTTTATGGTTTTAATTGCGATAATCGCTTCTTTGATGCAGTTATTTTCTAATGAAATACTTCAAGTCTTCGGCGCGTTACTTAGATTTATCGGCTAA
- a CDS encoding phospholipase D-like domain-containing protein, translated as MKKILFLLAATLLFSSEIYFMPHDGKIAETRLYNLFTHAKKEIKIVMYTFTNKKLARALKIAAKHGVRIYIIADKKEAKYKYSVIPRLAVLKNFHIYLLTGKKYKDGNKAKMHVKLAIVDDKTVITGSANYSYSAFYKNYEYIMINYENYIIKQFDNFFNHLRIVATNYRLSR; from the coding sequence TTGAAAAAAATACTTTTTTTATTGGCCGCAACGCTACTGTTTTCATCTGAAATTTATTTTATGCCTCATGATGGAAAAATAGCTGAAACAAGACTTTATAATCTCTTTACACATGCCAAAAAAGAGATAAAAATAGTTATGTACACATTTACAAATAAAAAACTCGCACGTGCACTTAAAATTGCGGCAAAACACGGTGTTAGAATATATATCATAGCAGATAAGAAAGAAGCAAAATACAAATATTCAGTTATTCCAAGACTTGCCGTCCTTAAAAATTTTCACATTTATTTACTGACAGGAAAAAAATACAAAGACGGAAACAAAGCGAAAATGCATGTAAAATTGGCCATAGTCGATGATAAAACGGTAATAACGGGCAGTGCAAATTATTCATATAGTGCTTTTTATAAAAACTATGAATATATTATGATAAATTATGAAAATTATATAATCAAACAGTTTGATAACTTTTTTAATCATTTAAGGATTGTTGCAACCAATTACAGGCTTAGCCGATAA
- the gmk gene encoding guanylate kinase, which yields MNGKNGSILVISGPSGSGKTSLARVVCEELGDKAYFSISSTTRPIREGEKDGVDYFFLTKEEFIKDIEDGYFLEWAEVHGNFYGTSKRQIDAALKKGQIVFLDIDVQGYELVKKAYPDITTGIFVTTPNQEVLKQRLLKRGTETEESLRVRMFNAIREMQKIDEYDYLLINDDFDEAKELLRSVAIASLIKRSKYNIEEFINEWKGSK from the coding sequence ATGAATGGAAAAAATGGAAGCATTTTAGTTATTTCGGGTCCGAGCGGCAGCGGTAAGACGTCTTTGGCGAGAGTTGTATGCGAGGAGCTCGGGGATAAGGCGTATTTCAGTATTTCGAGCACTACGCGCCCTATCAGAGAAGGTGAAAAAGACGGAGTTGATTATTTCTTTTTAACAAAAGAAGAATTTATAAAAGACATTGAAGACGGATATTTCCTTGAGTGGGCCGAGGTTCACGGAAATTTTTACGGTACAAGTAAAAGACAGATAGACGCGGCGCTGAAAAAAGGCCAAATCGTGTTTCTTGACATAGACGTCCAGGGGTATGAACTTGTAAAAAAAGCGTACCCGGATATTACGACAGGAATTTTTGTAACCACTCCGAATCAGGAAGTTTTAAAACAGAGGCTTCTTAAAAGAGGTACGGAAACGGAAGAGTCGCTTAGAGTCAGAATGTTTAACGCAATACGTGAAATGCAAAAAATTGACGAATACGATTATCTGCTGATAAACGATGATTTTGACGAAGCAAAAGAGCTTTTAAGAAGCGTTGCTATTGCGAGTTTAATTAAAAGAAGCAAATATAATATTGAAGAATTTATAAATGAATGGAAAGGAAGTAAATGA
- the argS gene encoding arginine--tRNA ligase encodes MKQKVAGKFKDHLGELPPLSKPKNKDFGHFAVPIFKYAKMNKQNPQEFAAALCDALGNCEEFEKVEAVSGFVNITLSDSFLNEFANKVLSEKENFAKGSGKERILLEYISANPTGPLHIGHARGAVFGDAIARIGRHIGYDVVTEYYVNDAGRQITLLGLSVYLAAREILGLDVKWPEEYYRGEYIKDLAAEAIKEFGEDYFKAEIDAENFNDDKLNMWAKDKMLNLIKEDIKALNVTPFDNWVSEKELYKHWDEVRAILEKNGALYEKDGKVWLKSSEYKDEKDRVVVREDGRPTYLAGDIIYHWDKFKRNYDRYINIWGADHHGYIARVKAAIKFLGFDPEKLEILLSQMVKLLKGGEPYKMSKRAGNFILVSDVVKDVGADALRFVFLTKKADTHLEFDVDELNRQDSSNPAYYINYAHARIKSIFRNKEMNLEDTVNIQLKDLSKDEKDLVFLALQFPYVLEEAFINREPHRLTNYLYELASEFHSFYNKNKVIGSEKEEVRLKILAVVASIIKLGLSLLGIEAKERM; translated from the coding sequence ATGAAACAAAAAGTTGCCGGGAAGTTTAAAGACCACTTAGGGGAACTGCCTCCGTTATCAAAACCGAAAAACAAAGATTTCGGACATTTTGCGGTTCCTATTTTCAAATATGCAAAAATGAACAAACAAAACCCGCAGGAGTTTGCGGCTGCTTTATGCGACGCACTCGGAAACTGTGAGGAATTTGAAAAAGTTGAAGCCGTTAGCGGGTTTGTGAATATTACACTTAGTGACAGTTTTTTAAACGAATTTGCAAACAAAGTATTAAGTGAAAAAGAAAATTTCGCCAAAGGAAGCGGCAAAGAGAGAATATTGCTTGAATATATTTCGGCAAATCCTACTGGTCCTCTGCATATAGGACATGCAAGGGGAGCCGTATTCGGTGATGCGATCGCAAGAATCGGAAGACACATCGGATATGACGTAGTGACCGAATACTATGTAAACGACGCCGGGCGTCAGATAACGCTTCTCGGGCTTTCCGTATATCTTGCGGCAAGAGAGATTCTTGGGCTTGACGTTAAATGGCCCGAAGAATACTACAGAGGCGAATATATAAAAGACCTGGCCGCAGAAGCTATAAAAGAATTCGGAGAGGATTACTTTAAAGCGGAAATTGACGCGGAAAATTTCAATGACGATAAGCTCAATATGTGGGCAAAAGATAAAATGCTAAACCTTATAAAAGAAGATATCAAAGCCCTAAACGTTACGCCTTTTGATAACTGGGTGAGCGAAAAAGAACTTTATAAACACTGGGATGAGGTAAGGGCGATACTTGAAAAAAACGGAGCACTTTATGAAAAAGACGGTAAAGTATGGCTCAAATCCAGCGAATACAAAGACGAAAAAGACAGAGTCGTAGTAAGAGAAGACGGAAGACCTACATACCTTGCTGGGGATATAATTTACCACTGGGATAAATTCAAAAGAAATTACGACAGATACATAAATATCTGGGGAGCCGACCATCACGGCTATATCGCAAGGGTAAAAGCGGCTATTAAATTTTTGGGATTTGATCCTGAAAAACTCGAAATACTGCTTTCACAGATGGTAAAACTCCTAAAAGGCGGAGAGCCTTACAAAATGAGTAAACGTGCCGGTAATTTTATACTTGTAAGCGATGTTGTAAAAGATGTGGGAGCGGATGCTTTAAGGTTTGTGTTTTTAACCAAAAAAGCGGATACTCACCTTGAATTTGACGTGGATGAGCTAAACCGTCAGGATTCAAGCAACCCGGCATATTATATAAACTACGCACACGCAAGAATTAAATCTATTTTCAGAAACAAAGAGATGAATCTTGAAGATACCGTAAACATTCAGTTAAAAGATCTAAGCAAAGACGAAAAAGATTTAGTTTTCTTAGCGCTTCAGTTTCCGTATGTGTTGGAAGAGGCGTTTATAAACAGAGAGCCTCACAGACTTACGAACTATCTGTATGAACTTGCAAGCGAGTTTCACAGTTTCTATAATAAAAATAAAGTAATAGGAAGCGAAAAAGAAGAAGTAAGACTTAAAATATTGGCAGTTGTTGCAAGTATTATTAAACTCGGACTCTCACTTTTAGGAATTGAAGCAAAAGAGAGAATGTAG
- a CDS encoding DUF523 domain-containing protein, with amino-acid sequence MKAMISECMLGRACRYDGKSKPLPDEVINRLKEKYELIPFCPEAFSLPTPRPPARFIGDKIIDINGVDKTDAFFKGANEALRICKELNIKIFIGKEKSPSCGVKKTSAYVNGCECKCDAPGLTSRILKEEGIELISEWDLIS; translated from the coding sequence ATGAAAGCGATGATTAGCGAATGTATGCTGGGAAGAGCCTGCAGGTATGACGGCAAGTCAAAACCTCTTCCTGATGAAGTTATAAACAGACTAAAAGAAAAATATGAGCTGATTCCTTTTTGTCCCGAGGCGTTTTCACTTCCGACTCCACGTCCCCCGGCAAGATTTATAGGTGATAAAATCATTGACATAAACGGAGTGGATAAAACGGATGCCTTTTTTAAAGGTGCGAATGAAGCGCTTAGAATCTGTAAAGAGCTAAATATTAAAATATTCATAGGTAAAGAAAAATCTCCAAGCTGCGGGGTTAAAAAAACAAGTGCTTACGTAAACGGCTGTGAGTGTAAGTGTGATGCACCGGGTCTTACAAGCAGGATATTAAAAGAAGAGGGGATAGAGCTTATTAGTGAGTGGGATTTAATCTCTTAA
- the rsfS gene encoding ribosome silencing factor: MDRIAKIKELLEEKKAIDVMDYDLKDKDYFVDYVIVATTMADKHAQALLDHLKKTLKPMGETFLGVDSSDDWTVIDLGDMLIHLMSEEYRAKYQMDRFLEEIKNRLRD, encoded by the coding sequence ATGGACAGAATTGCAAAAATTAAAGAGCTTTTGGAAGAAAAAAAAGCTATCGATGTAATGGATTATGATTTAAAAGATAAAGATTATTTTGTAGATTATGTAATAGTTGCTACAACAATGGCGGATAAACACGCTCAGGCGCTGCTTGACCATCTTAAAAAGACACTGAAACCTATGGGTGAAACGTTTTTAGGCGTTGATTCCAGCGACGACTGGACGGTAATAGATTTAGGAGATATGTTAATACATCTAATGAGTGAAGAATACAGAGCAAAATATCAGATGGACAGATTTTTAGAGGAAATTAAAAACAGATTAAGAGATTAA
- the nadD gene encoding nicotinate (nicotinamide) nucleotide adenylyltransferase yields MKTAIFGGSFDPPHLGHIEIAKKALESGIDKIIIMPNYLNPLKHSFSAPPELRLKWLKEIFKDFKNVEVSDFEISQKKPVYSIETIEHFKPDYFIIGSDNLHTLDKWHRINDILKKVEFIVAKRGTVDKNLLSKYNIKKVLDVDIPISSTEIRNCKFEYLPKVIEKEIKEFYGQNCKN; encoded by the coding sequence GTGAAAACTGCAATTTTCGGAGGAAGTTTCGATCCGCCACATCTCGGCCATATTGAAATAGCAAAAAAAGCTCTTGAATCTGGAATTGATAAAATCATTATAATGCCGAACTACTTAAACCCGCTTAAACATTCATTTTCAGCACCCCCTGAGCTTAGGCTCAAATGGCTTAAAGAAATTTTTAAAGATTTTAAAAACGTTGAAGTCAGCGATTTTGAAATATCCCAAAAAAAACCGGTATATTCCATTGAAACTATAGAACACTTTAAACCAGATTATTTCATAATTGGAAGTGACAACCTGCATACACTTGATAAATGGCACAGAATTAATGATATTTTGAAAAAAGTCGAATTTATCGTAGCAAAAAGAGGCACAGTTGATAAAAACCTTTTAAGTAAATATAATATCAAAAAAGTTTTGGACGTTGATATTCCTATAAGTTCCACTGAAATCAGAAACTGTAAATTTGAATATCTTCCCAAAGTTATAGAAAAAGAAATAAAGGAGTTCTATGGACAGAATTGCAAAAATTAA
- the gap gene encoding type I glyceraldehyde-3-phosphate dehydrogenase: protein MKIAINGLGRIGRNILRAALNKNVEIVAINDIMDIDLAAYLLRFDTIRGSLDVEIIGDDILKIGDYFITYTTFSSPKDTRFNEADVVFECSGKFLTSDEVKHHIKGNVKKVIISAPANDDTPTYVLGVNHKEYKGESIISNASCTTNCLAPIAKIIDETYGIQKGFMTTIHSYTMDQKLLDAPNYRDIRRSRAAAENIIPTFTGAAKAIYKVLPNLKGKLDGRSVRVPVANVSLMDLVLELNKDVTAEDINELLEFHAKTDLKGILEIDYEYKVSSDINSNPASSIVACDLTQANGNLVKIFSWYDNEWGYSNRMIEMAQYILK, encoded by the coding sequence ATGAAAATAGCTATTAACGGGCTTGGCAGAATAGGTAGAAATATTTTAAGAGCGGCACTTAATAAAAATGTCGAAATTGTGGCGATTAACGATATTATGGATATTGATCTTGCCGCATATCTTCTTAGATTTGACACAATAAGAGGAAGTTTGGATGTAGAAATAATAGGTGATGATATTCTTAAAATAGGGGATTATTTTATAACTTATACGACTTTTTCATCTCCGAAAGATACACGCTTTAATGAAGCGGATGTAGTGTTTGAATGCAGCGGTAAGTTTTTAACAAGCGATGAGGTAAAACATCATATCAAGGGAAATGTCAAAAAAGTAATTATTTCAGCTCCTGCTAATGATGACACACCTACATACGTACTTGGGGTAAACCATAAAGAATACAAAGGTGAGAGTATTATTTCAAACGCTTCATGTACCACAAACTGTCTCGCCCCGATAGCTAAAATAATAGATGAAACCTACGGTATTCAAAAAGGGTTTATGACTACGATTCATAGTTACACAATGGATCAGAAACTGCTTGACGCACCGAATTACAGGGATATAAGACGCTCACGTGCCGCGGCCGAAAATATTATACCTACATTTACCGGAGCCGCAAAAGCTATTTATAAAGTACTTCCGAATCTTAAAGGAAAACTTGACGGAAGAAGTGTCAGGGTTCCTGTGGCGAACGTGTCGCTTATGGATCTGGTACTTGAGCTAAATAAGGATGTTACTGCAGAAGATATAAACGAACTTCTTGAGTTTCATGCCAAAACGGATCTTAAAGGCATACTTGAAATTGATTATGAGTATAAAGTCAGCAGTGATATTAATTCAAACCCGGCGAGTTCTATAGTGGCATGTGATCTTACACAAGCCAACGGCAATCTTGTAAAAATATTTTCATGGTATGACAATGAGTGGGGATACTCAAACAGAATGATTGAAATGGCGCAATATATATTAAAATAA
- a CDS encoding phosphoglycerate kinase, with the protein MKINSPKDLDFKPGSSVFLRCDFNVPLDEFGNITDDRRIRMALPTIKYLLDNECKIVIASHLGRPKGEFDEKYSLKPVAKRLSHLLKQDVIMAKDVVGPDAKEKASKLQNGEILLLENVRFDPRETKNDEGFAKELSEFGEFYINDAFGVSHRAHASVEAITRFYDNEHKAAGFLLLKEINFFYKLLENPVRPFVAVVGGSKVSGKLQALINLLPKVDKIIIGGGMAFTFLKAMGYNVGNSLVEDELIDEALKIMAEAKRLGVKFYLPVDIVIADKFAEDAMVKYVTAQEIPDGWMGLDIGPASVRLFGEVLWDAQTILWNGPMGVFEMDKFSRGTFKISHEIARSHGIKVVGGGDTADAVQRAGDDEEMTFISTGGGASLELLEGKKLPGIAALEIK; encoded by the coding sequence ATGAAGATAAACTCGCCTAAAGATTTGGATTTTAAGCCTGGGAGTTCTGTTTTTTTAAGGTGTGATTTTAATGTTCCCCTTGATGAATTCGGAAATATTACGGATGACAGACGTATAAGAATGGCTCTTCCGACAATCAAATATCTTCTTGATAACGAATGTAAAATTGTTATAGCTTCTCACCTTGGGCGCCCTAAAGGTGAATTTGATGAAAAATACTCTTTAAAACCTGTAGCAAAAAGACTTTCTCACTTATTGAAACAAGACGTAATAATGGCTAAAGATGTAGTGGGACCTGATGCCAAGGAAAAGGCTTCTAAACTTCAAAACGGAGAAATATTACTGCTTGAAAACGTAAGGTTCGACCCGAGAGAAACTAAAAACGATGAAGGGTTTGCAAAAGAACTGAGCGAATTCGGAGAATTTTATATCAACGACGCATTTGGTGTTTCTCACAGAGCACACGCAAGTGTGGAAGCAATTACAAGGTTTTATGACAATGAACATAAAGCGGCAGGATTTTTGCTTCTTAAAGAAATTAATTTCTTTTATAAACTTCTTGAAAACCCGGTACGACCTTTTGTAGCAGTTGTAGGCGGGAGTAAAGTAAGCGGTAAACTTCAGGCATTAATTAATCTTCTTCCGAAAGTGGATAAAATAATTATCGGTGGAGGAATGGCTTTTACGTTTCTTAAAGCTATGGGATACAATGTGGGTAATTCACTTGTTGAAGACGAGCTTATAGACGAAGCTCTAAAAATCATGGCCGAAGCAAAAAGACTCGGGGTTAAATTTTACCTGCCTGTGGATATTGTGATTGCCGATAAATTTGCAGAAGACGCAATGGTGAAATATGTTACGGCTCAGGAAATTCCCGACGGATGGATGGGACTTGATATAGGACCTGCAAGTGTGAGACTTTTCGGTGAAGTTTTATGGGATGCCCAGACTATCCTTTGGAACGGTCCTATGGGAGTTTTTGAAATGGATAAATTCAGCAGAGGTACGTTTAAAATTTCGCATGAAATTGCAAGAAGTCACGGTATCAAAGTAGTGGGCGGTGGTGACACGGCCGATGCGGTTCAAAGAGCCGGAGACGATGAGGAAATGACGTTTATTTCTACAGGCGGAGGAGCGAGTTTAGAGCTTCTTGAAGGTAAAAAACTGCCGGGTATCGCAGCATTGGAGATAAAATGA
- a CDS encoding triose-phosphate isomerase, which translates to MIVAANFKMNKTRKEVEEYTKVLDVVNFGNVNVSVFPPCSALISKDYIGVQNAYPAKNGAYTGEIGLEQIKEFSINKILIGHSERRHILKESQKFIVEKFEFYKNEGFEIYYCIGEPLEVRKKGIDEVIQYLKAQLVGIDLNYERLIIAYEPVWAIGTGVSASNEEIKETHKEIKKLANRPLLYGGSVKPENVKDILSIENVDGVLVGSASLDVSNFIKMIEIAKEVQKEK; encoded by the coding sequence ATGATAGTAGCAGCGAATTTTAAAATGAATAAAACAAGAAAGGAAGTAGAAGAGTATACCAAGGTATTGGATGTTGTTAATTTCGGTAATGTTAATGTATCGGTATTTCCTCCGTGCAGTGCTTTAATCAGTAAGGATTATATAGGTGTGCAAAACGCTTATCCTGCTAAGAACGGTGCATATACGGGTGAAATAGGGCTTGAACAGATAAAAGAGTTTTCAATAAATAAAATTTTAATAGGACACAGTGAAAGAAGACACATTCTTAAAGAGTCTCAAAAATTTATAGTAGAAAAATTTGAATTTTATAAAAATGAGGGATTTGAGATTTATTACTGTATCGGAGAGCCTCTTGAAGTTAGAAAAAAAGGGATTGATGAGGTGATTCAATATCTAAAAGCTCAGCTTGTAGGGATAGATTTGAATTATGAAAGATTAATTATTGCATACGAACCGGTATGGGCGATTGGTACGGGTGTAAGTGCTTCAAATGAAGAGATAAAAGAAACACATAAAGAAATAAAAAAGCTTGCAAACAGACCGCTTTTATATGGCGGAAGCGTTAAACCGGAAAATGTTAAAGATATTCTTTCTATTGAGAATGTTGACGGAGTGCTTGTCGGAAGTGCGAGTTTGGATGTAAGTAATTTCATTAAAATGATAGAAATAGCAAAAGAAGTACAAAAGGAGAAATAA
- the fabI gene encoding enoyl-ACP reductase FabI encodes MVMEGKRGLIIGVANNRSIAYGIAKACKAQGADVILTYQNEKMQKRVQKVADELGVKNIYPLDVSKPEEIESLKEAVEKDYGKIDFLVHSVAFAPREALDGKFIDTTKEAFNIAMEISVYSLIEVVQKIEPILNDGASILTLTYLGSIRYIPHYNVMGVAKAALEASVRYLAVDLGERKIRINALSAGPIKTLAASGIGDFSEILKYNEKNSPLMKNVTIEEVGNSGMYLLSDLSSGVTGEVHFVDSGYNIMGMPRYDD; translated from the coding sequence ATGGTAATGGAAGGTAAAAGAGGTTTAATTATAGGTGTTGCGAATAACAGATCGATAGCATATGGTATTGCAAAAGCATGTAAAGCTCAGGGGGCGGATGTTATTCTTACTTATCAAAATGAAAAAATGCAAAAAAGGGTTCAAAAAGTTGCTGATGAATTAGGGGTTAAAAATATTTATCCTTTAGATGTTAGTAAACCTGAAGAAATTGAAAGTTTAAAAGAAGCAGTTGAAAAAGACTACGGGAAAATTGATTTTTTAGTTCACTCTGTAGCGTTTGCACCAAGAGAAGCTCTTGACGGTAAATTTATAGATACAACAAAAGAAGCGTTTAATATCGCAATGGAGATTAGTGTATATTCATTAATAGAAGTGGTTCAAAAAATAGAACCTATTTTGAATGACGGTGCGTCAATTCTTACACTTACTTATCTTGGAAGTATCAGATACATTCCTCATTACAATGTAATGGGCGTGGCTAAAGCGGCTTTAGAAGCCAGTGTAAGATATTTAGCTGTTGATCTTGGTGAGAGAAAAATAAGAATCAACGCACTTAGTGCAGGACCTATTAAAACACTTGCGGCAAGCGGTATCGGTGATTTTAGCGAAATTCTTAAATATAATGAAAAAAACTCTCCTCTTATGAAAAATGTAACGATTGAAGAAGTAGGTAACAGCGGTATGTATCTGTTAAGTGACCTTTCCAGCGGGGTAACCGGGGAAGTTCATTTTGTAGACAGTGGATATAATATAATGGGTATGCCGAGATATGACGATTAA
- a CDS encoding porin, with amino-acid sequence MLKKLSLAALIAMGSMSVASATPLTEAIKGVDLSGMIRVRFYNYAPKDENTVNRWRTSSDFKFTIPVSEELKVVYKLGVEGNVYADDNDALDGTNINPNPAENLVFLKYSANGVNVIAGKIPVATSVTGSGHGEAHGAGAIATFKASDNVTLAGAWINALGSVDQIPDNTLGNDIYAVAALFNVDMVKGNVWYYHATNAIKNLYTVSVDVTPVENVDVHADYAAGKGDEDGAKTKNYFNVSAKYTQDAFCVKVGYAKTDKDDGIVVLDNDSPIAAVLPVEQRYAIANDIDTSAFYAKAGYNVDAKTNVYVAYAGVNDKSEDNADSTEVVVGGSYKYSKKMKFSALYSIFNDKSADNEDQNELKVEAKYSF; translated from the coding sequence ATGCTAAAAAAACTATCTTTAGCAGCTTTAATAGCAATGGGTTCAATGAGTGTAGCAAGCGCTACTCCTCTAACAGAAGCAATCAAAGGTGTTGATCTAAGCGGAATGATCAGAGTTAGATTTTATAACTATGCACCAAAAGACGAAAATACAGTAAATAGATGGAGAACAAGTTCTGACTTCAAATTCACTATTCCTGTAAGCGAAGAATTAAAAGTTGTTTACAAACTTGGAGTTGAAGGTAACGTTTATGCTGATGATAATGATGCACTTGACGGTACAAACATCAATCCAAATCCTGCAGAAAACCTTGTTTTCTTAAAATATTCAGCTAACGGTGTTAACGTAATCGCTGGTAAAATCCCTGTAGCAACTTCTGTAACTGGAAGCGGACACGGTGAAGCACACGGTGCTGGTGCAATTGCAACTTTCAAAGCAAGTGATAACGTAACATTAGCTGGTGCATGGATTAATGCATTAGGAAGTGTTGACCAAATTCCTGATAATACACTTGGAAATGATATTTATGCTGTAGCAGCATTATTTAATGTAGATATGGTAAAAGGTAATGTATGGTATTATCATGCAACAAATGCAATTAAAAACCTTTATACTGTAAGCGTAGACGTAACTCCTGTAGAAAACGTTGACGTACATGCTGATTATGCAGCTGGAAAAGGTGATGAAGATGGTGCTAAAACTAAAAACTACTTCAACGTATCAGCTAAATATACTCAAGATGCATTCTGTGTAAAAGTTGGTTATGCTAAAACTGACAAAGATGATGGTATTGTTGTATTAGATAATGATTCACCAATCGCAGCAGTATTACCAGTTGAACAAAGATATGCAATCGCAAACGATATTGACACTTCTGCGTTCTATGCAAAAGCTGGATACAACGTAGACGCTAAAACAAACGTATACGTAGCATATGCAGGTGTTAACGACAAATCTGAAGACAATGCAGATTCAACTGAAGTTGTTGTAGGTGGAAGCTACAAATACAGCAAAAAAATGAAATTTTCAGCTTTATACTCAATCTTTAACGATAAATCAGCTGATAACGAAGATCAAAACGAATTAAAAGTTGAAGCTAAATACAGCTTCTAA